From the genome of Thiovibrio frasassiensis:
AAAGGTAATGCCCTGGACTTGCGTTCTGGCGTTGTCACGCAGCTCTCATCAAGCGTATTCCGACAATCCGCACTTCAAGTCTCGCTGCTGACTCAGCCGATAACTCAGCGCCCGAAAATCTGGCAGCAATTTTTAGATGGGGTTGGATTCGAGGGCGAAATTGCTGACTTCTTTGAAGACTTGACCTTGTATCTACTCACGACCTCAACCGCGAGAGAAGAAGCGTACTTTCTAGTCGGCGATGGCTCAAACGGCAAGTCAACGTATATCAAATGGCTAACGTCGGTGGTCGGTCGCCATCATGTGTCATCGGCGTCACTACAAGATTTCCAAACGAACTTCGGCGCGTCATCAATGGTCGGCAAGCGCCTAAATTTGTCCACGGAAAGCAGCAACCGAGACTTTGTTGAGTCCCACAAGTTCAAAGCTATTGTTACTGGCGACTCCGTGCAGGTTGATCGAAAAAATCGTGATCCGATCACTGCCGCGATGAAAACGAAGCTTGTGTTTGCGCTCAATGACAGCCCGAGCATTTCCGACACGTCTTTCGGCATGGTGCGGCGTATGGTGATTGTGCGCTTTGACAATGTTATCAGCAAAGAAAATGCAATAGATGGTTATGACAGGCGACTGTTTGACGCATCGGCTGAGATTATCGCGTGGCTATGGCATTCGCATACGACTAGGCATAATACTAGTGCCTTCAAGGTCAAATTTGAAATGCCGGATCGTGTGCGGTCATGGGCTGAAGCAATATTTGCGTCCGACAACGATCCGCTGAATTTGTGGATCTATGAGCGTGTGACAGTAACCGACGACAGGCTCAAGATGCATGAATATACGTCCGCGCAGCTCTACAGGTTCTATTGCGTGTTCTGCAAGAATCAGGGACTGGAACCGTCGTTCAAACTCCGCAGCTTTTCAAGTGCATTCCCGCATCGTGTGCAGCGTGTCTTCAAGACGAAAGTGGAGCGGAAGACGCTATCAGGCAATCGTTCGTCGGTGGTCAATTTAATTGTAGACTTGTCGAAGGATAATCCTGAATTAGCGGCGGCATAGGCAACGCTCCAAAGCGTTTGCCTTTTCGCGCCCCAAGGCGCGGAAATCTCATTTTAGCGGGGCTCTATTGAACACAGAGCCCCCGCTTATCATTCTAAGTTCCATCATTAAATAAAAGCCTCATTTATTGAACGTAAATATGCATTACGCTCTTGAGTTCTTTTTATAATCTATTCTTTCTCTAATCATAATCCTGCAATACGTTTTATTTTCTAAAAAGAAAATAGAGTTATATCTATTATATCTTAGTTACTACTTAAAAATATAGATATAACTATCTTTGTCTTAAGCCTTATATATGTTCATTCTTCAATAGTTATGACTGTTACATCTTTTTTACACTTTCCAATAAAAAAAAATACCATTGAGAAAATATCATATAAAAAATAAGAAGAAGTTGAAAAAGTTAACAAGTCATAACAGTCATAACTATTTTCGCTCTTGACGTATCTTGTGGCTACGTTGAGCGCAGTTATGACTTTCAAAGGTAGTCATAACTAGTCATAACTGTATATTCCATTCGCATATATCGGCATTGCGTTCGCTCGACTGAGCCATAGTTATAACTACTCTCCGCACGGCCACCGCGCCAAACGCACCCAAATCACTCCTGCTGCACCCAACATGACGCGGTCATGGTTCCATATTACTTTGACGTCAGAAAGGCCGCAGAAGTGACGGAAATGATTTCTGCGGCATCATCGTATGACTCAATGAGTCTATTTTTAATGATCGATCTTAAAATGATCTTTTTGAAGGCCGCTTTGGAGCGGCCTCAGTAATTGAAGGTCTCAAACGTGTTGAGCTGCTTTCCTTTTTTCCCATCACCTCACATGAGACACGCAGACCGAGGCGGGCAGGGCTTTGTGTGGGCACTCACGCCCCCTAAGGGCGAGAGTGAGTGTCCACGACCTGCCCGTCACGGACGGCGATGTCTTCGTGAGAATTCCAAACTTTTTCACTCTTCGTTCTCCGCAGTCGCCATAAGGCACTTCCACTTTTGTATTATTAGTGGAAGTGCCCGAAGTCAACGTAACTCGGCGTTTTTTCGTTAAAAAATAGCAAAAAAGACGTGTTTAAACACTTCTAGTTTCGTTACTATAAATATATAAAAGGTAAAGTTTATATCGTTGAATTAACGGGAAATTGTGATGCCAAAAAGTCTGAAACTACGAACTGGAAAAACTCTCGCCGTTGAGCCGATCCAAAGCCGCGAGCACGTCGCACAAATCAAGCGCATGCTGAAAGCGAAATCAGACCCGCGTGACTATGCATTGTTTATTTTTGGTATCAATACCGCTCTTCGAGCCTGCGACTTGCGCCGGTTGACTGTCAATGATGTCCAACATCTCAAGCTTGGTGATCCTTGGACGTTTCGTGAGCGAAAAACCGGAAAAATCCGAAAATTTGTGATGAATAGAGACATGTTTGACGCGAAAGTTCGGTTGCTCAAATCTCGACCCGACTTCACTGCCGCATCGCCGCTATTCATCGGCTATCAAGGAAGGCCGTTATGCGGCAAGTATATCAACTTGCTTGTGCAAGAATGGTGTCGTGCCGTAGGCATCACGTACCGCGTTGGAGGACACACGCCCCGCAAGACCTTCGGCTACCAAAAACGCGTCTATGAAAATGTAGATTTCGCTGTCCTGCATGAAATCTACGGGCACTCTAGCATTTACATACTCAAGCGCTACTTATGCGTGACGGACGCTGAAGTACTCAACATACACACTGAACCGATTTAACCAAGGAGCAATGATCATGCGCATCAAATCTTCAGCTTTTGAACCAATTTGCCTTTCGGTCTGCGTGTTGCTTGTGTTGTCGTATGTCATTCTGACACTACGACCAGCGACTCCGACCAGCGAACTCATCTTGCCGTCTAAAGTCCGACAGATGCTCAAAGACGACGCCCCGCCGATGCTGCCGGTGCCGATGACTTACGCTTCCGTTGGCAATGCTCTGAAACTCTCCCTCAATAATCGTCAGTCAAGATATGCGCTGCTTCGTGATTACACGACGTACATGCCTTCAGCAAAACCGACCTGGCTCGATCTCAAAATTCAGTCAGACAGCGCGATATTTGACATTTCCCGCAATCCACGCGAGCTTATTCTTGAGTATCCTGCATTTGATGTGATCGACAAACAGCTTGTGTTGCTTCGCACGTCACTTACGGCGACCAACAATAATTTCAGCACACCGACAATCACGGTCGCCGAGCCAAGCGTAACGAGCCACCTGACGTCCGATGGCTCGCCATCCGAAGGCGTCTTTTTGATGCCGATCAACTAAGGTGCGACGATGAAAACATTCTTTTCAGCGATATTTCGTGAGTCTATTTCTCCAGCGACGGTTCTTGTGCTGAGCATACTGATTACCGCGACTCATGCAAGCGACTTGGTTGATTTTGGTTTGACTGCGGAGAACTTGTCATCGTTGTTCGCATGGCAATTTTGTCATCGATTTGATGCGCATTTTCTCGTGAACATGTTTTTCGTCGTGTTGTTGATTCGATCTTCAGTACGAATTTCTCTTTTTGACATGATCACGCTGTCTCTATATGCGCTCGCCATGACAAAATTCACGCCGCTTCCTTGGTACGGCGCGTCAGGAATCATTCATTTTTATATCGGCTACATCATTCGGGCGCGGCTTTATACTGAAACATTCGACTTCCCGTGGGCTGCCACCAATATTTCGTTATCAGCGCCGCTCGCGCGCTTGCTGCCCCGTCGTGTTATGGGATGGGTTCCGAAGCGTATTGCTTACTTCAATGTCATATTTCTTCATGTTGCGCTCTACCAGTTCGCGATAAATGGTTCTGTAGTGCAAGAAAGCCTGCATCTTTTCGCTTTATTGCTTGGCATGTGTCCGATCTCAACGATTATTGAACACATTCGCCAGCCAATACACCCAAACGGCCTACAATCGCGAAAAAAATATTCAACAAACACCTTGTTGTATTGCCCGACAACTCAACCTGGACGAGAGATCTTATGACGCGAACAAGCATAAAGGCAATGCTCATAGAGGCGACAGTATTTTTTATACTTGGCGCTCTTGGCTGCTGGTTGAGTTATCGACAAGGCAAACAAGAAGCTTATGCGTCGGCTGAGCCTATGACCTCTACCGACAACACTGCTCCTGAGCTGCAAAAGCTACTATACCGCTCGGCGATAGCTATTGAGGTACAGCAAACGATCATATACGCTAAGGAGTGCCTCAACGCCGCCGCGAGATTTGGGCAATCGCATGCTTTTTTACCGACCGATTCTCAAAAATCTCCGATCCTCCTGCTTGACGAAATTTCTCAAGCAGCACAACAGCTCCACCAGCAGCGCAAGGATCGTCGTCTCGGCCAGCTATTTACGGTGTCTTTGCGAATGCTCGATACCGAAGACCCGCCACTTTCTGAGGCGCAATGCTTCACCGACATCGTGTCTTTTTTTGAAAATTCCAATCCACCACATCTCTATTATGTCTTCAAAAACGAGGGCATCTCAGTGTCTTTTTTGTTCATCACCAACGACCGCGCCGATGAAATGAAGTTGAGTGGCAGCGACGAACGGGTCCGCATTCAGCTACAAGATCACTTTATGTCCAAAGGTTTCGCGATCGTCGCTCCAGAAGGCCTTTTTGACATCGATTCTGAGTGACGCTCCCTGCGACCTCCCGTGAACTGCACATGTGCAGTTACGAGCCATTACCGAGATTCAGAGACCTCACCAACTGCACATGTGCAGTTGGAAAAGCACCTTTTTGGAGCTCCAGGGGCCTCAATTTTGGTCGTCACCAGTAACCACGCCGTGAAAAAACTGAAATTGAACGGCCCCGACGACCGAATTCATCTTCGCTGCCGCGATTTTTTTATGTCCCGAAGTGTCGTGTAAGGCGCTCGCATGGTTCGTTTTTGACGCCGTTCTAGAACACAACATCCGCTGGTAGCCTCCCGTGGACTGCACATGTGCAGTTGCGAGCCGTTACCGACGCTCAGATGCTGCACCAACTGCACATGTGCAGTTGAGAGAGCTTCTTTTTCGATCGTCTGGAGCCTCAAAAATGCGTCACAGACGACGCTTCCCTATTTCCACTCCTCGATTTACCGAATTTCGTTAAGGCGTTGGGGGTTTTATGCCTTTTGAGGAATTGCTTGAAAGTGGGCTCCGGTGGAGCCGGGCACTTTCCAAGCAAGGGCGCATTCAGCCCAACCGCGAAGCGGTTGGGTAATGTGCCTTTACGCGTACATCACGCGGCATTTCTTTTTTCCCGCTCTCACCCCAACGCCTGATTCCGACGCCTTCTCGTATGCAACAATAGCGTTGTACAAAGCCGCTAGAATTGGGTTCTATATAGATAGAAACGCCAATGAGTACGGGCACTTATGAATCATGAGCGTATCAAATTGATACGCCGCAAAGTGCCCAATGTACAAGGACGAATGGCCATGAGGACGTACAAATTCACCGCTGATCCAATCGCTGCCGCCTCGTATTTTCAGAGCGCGCCAGTGAAGCATTTCATCGCCGATTTTGAGCCGCAAGCTCGACTGCTTCGAGGCGCTTTTTTCCGTGACATGGAAGACCGCAAGATTCTTCAAATCTGTGCGAAAAGTGCGAGTGAAATTGCCACGGCCAGGAAAAATGGGATCGCTGGATATCACGTGGTCTTTGAGCTTCCGAAACTCGATTCAGTGGCCATAATTGCCGTAGCGAAAGCTGTGTTAGCGTTATTTCCGAACGATCTTCCAAGCGTGATGGCCTATCACACCGGAGCCTACGAAAATGCAGGTAAGGCTCGACCGCACATGCATTTGTACTTCATTGCATATCCAGATGGCTCACCGACTAAGCGCCTGATTAAGACCGTGAGAAGCTTGTTCTTTCTCAACCGCATTCGCCGTGTTGTAAGCGATATGTGTGAAGTTGTAGGTCGTTCAATGGATTGGGACTATGGCCAATCGCAAACCGGCAACTGATTTTGTAAGGACGGAACCCGTGCACGCCGACTCTTATATCGCGAACCCGCATGTTGATTATTTGCATAAAGAAGATGCCGTGACCGGTTCCGCTCTCTACAGCAATGGCTTCTTCGAGCCAGGCGCAGACCCGGTGACGGTCAAACGCTTCTTTATTGAATCGGCGATTGACGCCAATGATCATGCGAGAGCGAACACGAATGCCGTGGCCGGATGGCGTGGCTTGGTTCTTTTGCCGAACGATGCTTCACCACATGAAGTAACAACGCTAATGAAAAACTGCCTCCAGACGATCCCAAAAGAGTATCCAGTCGTTGCGACGGTTCATGCCGGGAGCGGAGCACGGAAGAATCTTCACATGCATTTTTATCTCGTGCCGCGTGCCGATGGCTCGACCTCGAACAAGGTCAACAAGAGCTTCGCGCATCAACCACTTACGAACCGCATCAAGGCTGCCGTGCAATCGACTTGGAAGCAATTCGGTCGTGAAATGCTTGTCAATGTTGACGAACACAAACTTCCGCCGATTTCGCCTAAATTTCGTGCCCATATCCGAAACACTCCGCAGAACGATGTGCTCAGCGGCAAAGCGGAAATGAGCGCGACCAACCCCGAATTGAAAAACTACTACCGGGTTTATCGAGAGAAGCTTCTCTACAAGCAGCGGCTCGACGATCTTGACGCTGATGCGCGGAAATCGACGCTGTCGCCTGCCGCTCGTCGTGCTGAAGCTTTTCAGGAGCCGATTATTGACGATGTTTACCAATCGTTAGCCTTGAAAGCATCTACCGCAAAAATTGACATCGTAGCATCCAAGGTTGATGACATCGGCATCAAGCCTGTGCTCAACACCCCGAAGATCTCACCGACGAAACCTACAATTAAGCTGCAAACCGGCCTGTCACGGTAAACCAAGGAGCGACCGCTATGTTCCAATACATGCTAATTGATCCATCGATGACGGGTGATGACCGTGAAAAGTCGGTGCGAAGCATCACGAAAATGTTGCCGAGAGTGAGTGGCTACGACTCTTTTATTACGGCGAGACGTTACAACGAACACCGTGAATTAGAGGAACTGACATCGGATGACGTTGTTGAGACTCTAATCAACGATGTCATTGACTTCTGGTGCATCCGCTGCGACTCGACGGCTGGTGTGTTCAAAGACATCATTGAGAAAGCATCCCGTGACAAAATAGCGGATCTCCAAAATCAACTGAAGCTTCTCGATTTTGACACCTTCCAGCGAGCACATTCATCATCTAAGAACATTGACGAGCTACAACGTGAACATACCATTCGCTCAAATGTCATTAAGGCCCGGACACTGAAAGATAGCTTCGCCGATATTGCGCAAGCTGCCCTTGAAGCGTTGACCGTCGAACAAGCGCATGTTGCCATTACGCTCTTCAATGAACTCTTCCCGTCTGAAAAGCTTATCGTGCCTGATTTCATGCTTGGCCGCCGCAGCTTTACCGACGACGAGCGCAAAATGTATCTCAGCGAATACCGCAATGTATCTTTTCCGGTTCTGTATGGCATGGCGTCATACATGATTTCTAATAACGGCTATATCCTGCCCGAAGCGAAAGCCATGCTGATGCCTGCAACATATCAAAATCTGAAATCCATACATGATGACGCGAAAGCCGAATTTCTTGCTGAGCATGACGAAAATGAAGGCGTCGTTCCTCGTTCACCCGCTGCCACCGAGCGCTATGTCAACGACCTCGCGGCTAAAGCAACGGAGGCTGGATTATGAAGAAACTTTTTTGGCTCTTGTTGTTGTTTTTAGTGCTCGCTGGTGTCGCTGCTTACTCCGAATCTATCGGGCGCTCAGCGGTGACGTTCATCTCAACGTTTTCGTTAGCGATTACTTGCGGTCTCATTGGTGTTGTTGTTCTCAAAGTTGGCGGCGGGGTTTCCAAAAGCTTTAAATCTCAGCTTCCAACGGAAGTTGAGGCGGATATCATCGAACTCAAGAGGCGATTGCCATGAATAGTGCGCTAATGGCGTTTGATTTGAACAATGCACAGATGTTATCGAGCGGTCTTTATGCTGGTAGTGTGGTGTTCAATTATGGGTTTAAGGCCATTGCTACTTATGGGGTTATCGTTGGGCTCCTCATGATCTTCGTAACAAAAAAACCTTTGCATTTTATTGCTACGGCGCTTATCGGCTACGGCGTGATGCACATATTATTCGCCACAGACGCGCTGCAATCTTCGCCGTCATCTACGTCCTCAACGCTCTCAATGTCCGTTATCAGCGATGATGTCTATGCTGGATTCTCTCCCGCTACAGCTTCTCCGATTTCAAAAATCATCACATTCCGAGATCCGGGTTTGAATGCCAAACAAGAAAGCATGGATACTTACGGCACAACGACGTACGAAGTGCTCGCGGCTCTTGGCGATGGAAGCGATGTTGTTGCTTCAGCCGACACGTCAAACATCGCTGGCCCGACATTTGATCCGAAACAAATGACCGTCTTTGTGATGCCGTCAACGCGCACGTCAGATAGCGACAGTTGGCGAGCGCTTCCTGCTGCCGGGTCACAATATGGCGGTGCCTTTTCAAAAGCGATGATGTTCGCGCATAATACTGGCATGCGTGTTGCTTTTGCATCCGCGCATCATCTCGATGCAGAGTCGTTGTTTGATTCCGTTGTTGATTGGGCCGCCTCGCAGGGTCCCGCTAACTCTCCAGAACAGACCAAGCAGGCAATGCTTGATAACACATATGCTTCTCTTTCAGGCGGCGGTACGGTTGCTTTACGTGCACCGACTTATCAGCATTATCCTGGCGGAGTATCCGGGTACGCAAATCGTCTAAGCACGATCGTTAAAAATCCGATGACGGTTTTCACTTCCAAAACGGCGGATGCGTCGTCATTCATCGATCCATCAAAGCCGAGCATTGGTCGTATGGATACCATTTCCAAAAAGTATGGGTATGACTCGAACGACACCGGCGTGTCAGCCGAATATTATTTGCAGACCCATATCCCGTTGTATGAATCACAGTGCGCTCAGGAGCCCGTGTTGAGCACGGCTGAAAATGCTCAGGAATTCATGAATGGCCTAAATCCATGCGCTACTTTCCGATCACGACCGTTCAGCTACCTATCCAATACTCCGGGTAAGATGGCGTCGGTCAAGGGTCTTGATCAAGCGTTAGAAAAGACCTCCAAGACGGTTGACAATGTATCGCAGTGGCTAAACAATGGCTCTTCGTGGAAAGCGATCGGCGGGGCTGCTAGTTTTGTCAGCGGAACGTTTAATTTGCCTGTGACGTCGGCACCGGCATGCACGGCTGCCAAGTCACTCGGTGACTTGAAGCATATCTACGAAGAATGGTCTAAGTCGGAAGCCCCACAAGCTCTATCTAGACGCGGATGCTTGAAGCTCGCGCAAAACATTTCCGCCGCGCAACAAGCGATTGCGGAGACAATGGACGAAAATGATGACATTATTGATGGCTTCTATTCTAAGCAATCATCGTATGCTCTTGAGGCATCCTCGGCATATGCGGTTTCAGTCAACGTCGGCACTGAAGCCCTTGCGTTGCATGAAGCTAACTTTGCCGGCATCGACAATGTGCTTCAAGGTCTTGAAAAGTCCATATTAACGTCGTCTCTGCCGCCGGTTCAGCTGAAAAGTGACATTGTTGTCGAAAATCTCAGTGCACCAAGCATCGTTTCTCCGGGTATGGCCGCTGGAACGGTTGCCAC
Proteins encoded in this window:
- a CDS encoding tyrosine-type recombinase/integrase; this encodes MPKSLKLRTGKTLAVEPIQSREHVAQIKRMLKAKSDPRDYALFIFGINTALRACDLRRLTVNDVQHLKLGDPWTFRERKTGKIRKFVMNRDMFDAKVRLLKSRPDFTAASPLFIGYQGRPLCGKYINLLVQEWCRAVGITYRVGGHTPRKTFGYQKRVYENVDFAVLHEIYGHSSIYILKRYLCVTDAEVLNIHTEPI